In one Deltaproteobacteria bacterium genomic region, the following are encoded:
- a CDS encoding energy transducer TonB, which produces MEIFLVVSLLLHLLFLFLFSAGISLPVAKKPPELEVILQRPYQIADIAPPLKEERPDKAKFAGLYDSRVEEEKVAVSPPQVQSTPSKPAGEKQQERPVRDKARGDSPRAKKGELAMKSPTEEESLEEKLKRAGAAELEIPEDFYPNTKVGDHTYLNVLRFPNVSYFVRLKKIFKTTFNPVAALRASSFQISRGQIEVVLGVAVDRGGQLAKLFVIRSSGVSDYDQEALRTIRDSAPFSAPPEEFLDPEGQLRMSWTFTVYL; this is translated from the coding sequence GTGGAGATTTTTTTAGTTGTTTCCCTTCTCCTTCATCTTCTTTTTCTGTTCCTCTTCAGTGCCGGCATCTCTCTGCCGGTAGCCAAAAAGCCGCCAGAACTGGAGGTGATCCTTCAAAGGCCGTATCAAATTGCCGATATCGCCCCTCCCTTGAAAGAGGAGAGGCCGGATAAGGCCAAATTTGCCGGGCTTTATGACAGCCGTGTGGAAGAGGAAAAAGTAGCGGTTTCGCCACCTCAAGTGCAGTCTACTCCTTCAAAACCAGCGGGAGAGAAACAGCAAGAAAGGCCGGTCCGGGACAAAGCAAGGGGCGATTCACCCAGGGCCAAAAAAGGGGAGCTGGCGATGAAATCCCCGACGGAAGAAGAAAGCCTTGAGGAAAAACTAAAGAGGGCGGGGGCCGCTGAGTTAGAAATTCCGGAGGATTTTTACCCCAACACTAAAGTCGGGGATCACACTTACCTGAATGTCCTCCGCTTCCCGAATGTCTCTTACTTTGTCCGGTTGAAAAAGATTTTTAAAACTACCTTCAATCCTGTCGCCGCTCTTCGGGCCAGTTCTTTTCAGATCAGTCGGGGGCAGATTGAGGTCGTGTTGGGGGTGGCTGTCGACAGGGGAGGGCAGTTGGCCAAACTTTTTGTGATCCGTTCCTCAGGAGTCTCTGACTATGACCAGGAGGCGCTTCGGACAATCCGTGATTCAGCCCCTTTTTCCGCCCCTCCAGAGGAATTTCTGGATCCTGAGGGTCAGTTACGGATGAGCTGGACATTTACGGTCTATTTGTGA
- a CDS encoding helix-turn-helix domain-containing protein, with product METLGQYLKREREFRKITPQEVATATRIKVGYLEALEADRFAELPGSVFIKGFLRSYACFVGLNVDEVLLRYEDQLQHGEEQPSDRPPSYKKFAGLKPRRKALAITVILFLLLLVAIYVASR from the coding sequence ATGGAAACACTGGGTCAGTATTTAAAAAGGGAAAGAGAGTTTCGCAAGATCACACCGCAAGAGGTAGCGACGGCAACGCGGATCAAGGTTGGTTATCTGGAAGCGCTGGAGGCCGACCGTTTTGCCGAATTGCCGGGGTCTGTTTTTATCAAGGGGTTTTTGAGGTCCTATGCCTGTTTTGTGGGGCTCAATGTGGATGAGGTCCTTCTGCGATACGAAGACCAGTTGCAACATGGCGAGGAGCAGCCTTCGGACAGACCCCCGAGCTACAAGAAGTTTGCCGGCCTCAAACCCAGGAGGAAGGCCCTGGCTATCACCGTTATCCTTTTTCTGCTACTTCTCGTTGCGATTTATGTCGCTTCCAGATAA
- the mtnP gene encoding S-methyl-5'-thioadenosine phosphorylase, with product MKDEIIGVIGGSGLYGMKDLKVLEEVNLETPFGKPSDAYLVGELEGRRVIFLPRHGRGHRISPSELNFRANIWGMKKLGVSAIVAVSAVGSLKEEIHPGEIVVVDQFIDRTRGRISTFFEKGIVAHLSFADPLCPSLRQSLIPSARESGATVHEKGTYICMEGPQFSTKAESRLYRAWGADVIGMTNLQEAKLAREAEVCYATLALSTDYDCWHEGHDSVTIEAIIAVLNQNVTMAQSIIRKVVRKIAPGRECGCREALKNAILTDRQKIPQGVKERLSVIAGRYLEK from the coding sequence ATGAAAGACGAAATTATCGGTGTCATCGGAGGCAGTGGCCTGTACGGGATGAAGGATCTGAAAGTCCTGGAAGAGGTAAACCTGGAGACGCCGTTCGGCAAGCCCTCCGATGCCTATCTTGTTGGGGAGTTAGAGGGGAGAAGGGTGATCTTCCTGCCGCGGCATGGCCGGGGACACCGGATCAGTCCCTCGGAACTCAACTTTCGTGCGAACATCTGGGGGATGAAAAAACTGGGGGTTTCCGCCATTGTGGCGGTCTCCGCGGTGGGGAGTCTTAAAGAAGAGATCCACCCGGGAGAGATTGTCGTTGTCGACCAGTTCATCGACCGGACCCGCGGCCGGATCTCCACCTTTTTTGAAAAAGGGATTGTCGCCCATCTCTCTTTTGCCGATCCCCTTTGCCCTTCCTTGAGACAATCCCTGATTCCTTCGGCACGGGAGTCAGGAGCGACCGTGCATGAAAAGGGGACCTATATTTGCATGGAGGGGCCCCAGTTTTCTACCAAGGCGGAATCCCGTCTCTACCGTGCTTGGGGGGCGGACGTGATCGGTATGACCAACCTACAGGAGGCCAAACTGGCCCGTGAGGCGGAGGTCTGTTACGCGACACTGGCCCTCTCCACCGATTATGATTGCTGGCATGAGGGGCACGACTCGGTAACCATTGAAGCGATTATTGCCGTCTTGAACCAGAATGTGACGATGGCCCAGTCAATCATTCGGAAGGTTGTTCGAAAAATTGCCCCGGGAAGGGAATGTGGTTGTCGGGAGGCACTCAAGAACGCCATACTGACTGATCGCCAGAAGATCCCGCAGGGAGTCAAGGAACGTCTCTCTGTGATTGCCGGCAGGTACTTGGAAAAATGA
- a CDS encoding AarF/ABC1/UbiB kinase family protein, giving the protein MSTSQSLSSFRFVRAYRATFRILSSYLWLWAKKGLFGDRISPEKVRETHRRNALRIEKTVLELKGIFIKVGQMISIMTNFLPEELTQGLEKLQDAVPPHPYGAIEERFVQEFGKKPSEIFEKFESVPIASASLGQVHTAFLKEGTKVAVKIQYPEIDRIVQIDLKILRRIFGLFHLFFPSYGLRDVFREIAVVINQELDYQYEGKNLELIKKNFIEETGFLFPTVCWNFSTRKILTLHFMEGIKISSLETLRKAGVDTTEIATRLIHAYCKQIFLDGVYHADPHPGNLLVQVGADKKARLVLVDFGATARISPAMQQGIVQFAEGLIKKDTRLLSSAMRQMGFVAKKGDFEAFDKLVDYFYEKLRNLKIENFKNLENLQNIENLFELKKLNISFRDLMTSFHVPQDWILLERTLLLVMGLCAHLDPQLNPVHTILPYVEKFVLKDKSFTDYFVELTKEIGISYLQLPHEIHKTLKKLNDGRIEVRLAGLNHHTERLTLLVHQLIYSAFALTGTTLWFLGYGVVPGYGAFFFGCLLFISMIKNRRQS; this is encoded by the coding sequence ATGTCGACTTCCCAATCTCTTTCCAGTTTCAGGTTTGTCAGGGCCTACCGGGCGACATTCCGGATACTTTCTTCCTACCTTTGGCTTTGGGCCAAGAAGGGGCTTTTTGGAGACCGGATCTCCCCTGAAAAGGTGAGGGAGACCCATCGGCGGAACGCCCTTCGGATTGAAAAGACCGTTTTGGAGCTCAAGGGGATCTTTATCAAGGTCGGTCAGATGATCTCGATCATGACCAATTTTCTCCCTGAAGAGCTGACCCAGGGGCTCGAAAAACTTCAGGATGCAGTTCCTCCCCATCCGTATGGGGCTATTGAAGAGCGGTTCGTTCAGGAGTTTGGCAAGAAGCCGTCAGAGATTTTTGAAAAGTTTGAATCGGTTCCGATCGCCTCCGCCTCCCTCGGTCAGGTGCATACCGCCTTTCTTAAAGAGGGCACAAAGGTTGCGGTGAAGATTCAATACCCGGAGATAGACCGGATCGTTCAGATTGACCTGAAGATTTTGAGGAGGATCTTTGGACTCTTCCATCTCTTCTTTCCCTCCTACGGTTTGAGAGATGTTTTTAGGGAAATTGCCGTCGTGATCAATCAAGAGCTTGATTACCAGTATGAGGGAAAGAATCTTGAGTTGATCAAGAAAAATTTTATTGAGGAAACCGGCTTTCTCTTTCCCACCGTTTGTTGGAATTTCTCCACCAGAAAAATCCTGACGCTCCATTTCATGGAGGGGATCAAGATTTCTTCCCTGGAAACACTGCGGAAGGCCGGCGTTGATACGACTGAAATAGCGACGCGTCTGATTCATGCCTATTGCAAACAGATCTTTCTGGATGGGGTTTATCACGCCGATCCACACCCTGGAAACTTGTTAGTTCAGGTAGGGGCGGACAAGAAAGCCAGGCTCGTCCTTGTCGATTTTGGGGCGACCGCCCGGATCTCGCCGGCGATGCAGCAGGGGATTGTCCAATTTGCCGAAGGGCTGATCAAGAAGGATACCCGGCTTCTCTCCTCCGCCATGCGCCAGATGGGGTTTGTCGCCAAGAAGGGGGACTTTGAGGCGTTCGATAAATTGGTGGATTACTTCTACGAGAAGCTCCGGAATCTGAAGATCGAAAATTTCAAGAATCTGGAAAATTTGCAGAACATTGAAAACCTGTTTGAACTCAAAAAGCTGAACATCAGTTTTCGTGACCTGATGACCTCGTTTCATGTCCCGCAGGACTGGATTTTACTGGAAAGGACCCTCCTTCTGGTGATGGGGCTTTGTGCCCACCTGGACCCCCAGTTGAATCCGGTTCATACGATCCTGCCGTATGTGGAGAAGTTCGTCCTCAAAGACAAATCGTTTACCGATTACTTTGTGGAACTAACCAAGGAGATCGGGATTTCCTACCTTCAACTCCCGCATGAGATCCACAAAACGCTGAAAAAACTAAATGATGGCCGGATTGAGGTCCGACTAGCCGGGCTTAATCATCACACCGAGCGGCTCACCCTTTTAGTCCACCAGCTGATCTATTCCGCCTTTGCGCTTACTGGAACGACCCTTTGGTTTCTCGGGTATGGGGTGGTTCCGGGGTACGGGGCGTTTTTCTTTGGTTGCCTACTTTTTATTTCAATGATTAAAAATCGCCGCCAGTCATGA
- a CDS encoding sugar kinase, with product MSLLVVGTVALDDLKTPFGERANVLGGSATHFAIAASFFTDVAISGVIGEDFPEEHQTYLRSRGINLDAVEKKNGKTFHWKGEYGFDLNTAITRGTELGVLEAFHPRVPATLQATPFVFLANVAPGVQNEFLTQIRQPKFLALDSMNLWIKNCKEELIQVIRKVDAVFLNEGETRQLTEEPILAKAARKILSWGPKALFVKQGEYGALLFQGSRVFSAPGLPLESVFDPTGAGDSFAGGAMGYLARTGDLSFENLQKAVIVGSVMASFNVEDFGPDRLRTVSLAEIRKRAGDFRELAHFEEVVL from the coding sequence ATGAGTCTCCTGGTTGTTGGCACAGTGGCCTTAGACGATCTCAAGACCCCTTTCGGGGAGAGGGCCAATGTCCTGGGAGGCTCGGCCACCCATTTTGCCATTGCCGCCAGTTTTTTCACCGACGTCGCCATCTCTGGCGTGATCGGCGAAGATTTTCCGGAAGAGCACCAAACCTACCTCCGTTCACGCGGGATCAATCTCGATGCCGTTGAAAAGAAAAATGGCAAGACCTTTCACTGGAAGGGGGAGTACGGGTTTGACCTGAACACCGCGATCACGCGGGGGACGGAACTGGGTGTTTTAGAGGCTTTTCATCCCAGGGTTCCCGCCACTCTTCAGGCAACGCCGTTTGTCTTTCTGGCCAATGTGGCTCCAGGAGTTCAAAACGAGTTTTTAACGCAGATCCGTCAACCAAAATTTCTGGCCCTCGATTCGATGAACCTCTGGATCAAAAACTGCAAGGAAGAGTTGATCCAGGTGATCCGAAAGGTGGATGCGGTCTTCCTGAACGAGGGGGAGACGCGCCAATTGACAGAAGAGCCGATTTTGGCCAAGGCGGCCCGAAAGATCCTTTCCTGGGGGCCGAAGGCCCTTTTTGTCAAACAGGGGGAATATGGGGCGCTTCTTTTTCAGGGGAGTCGTGTTTTTTCGGCACCGGGACTTCCTTTGGAATCGGTTTTTGATCCGACCGGGGCGGGGGACAGTTTTGCCGGTGGGGCGATGGGGTATCTCGCACGAACCGGAGACCTCTCTTTTGAAAATCTGCAGAAGGCGGTGATTGTGGGGAGTGTGATGGCCTCTTTTAATGTGGAGGATTTTGGACCGGATCGCTTGCGAACCGTTTCGCTTGCTGAAATCCGAAAACGGGCCGGTGATTTTAGGGAACTCGCCCATTTTGAAGAAGTGGTTTTATAA
- the recO gene encoding DNA repair protein RecO translates to MLPSITEAIVLRSREFQEADRLVTLFSPDIGKFTGIAKHAKKSVRRFGPLLESPLLLQVHFKEKRNHALFFLEKVALQQGFPGLFQDLKRIATAWYFLEMVDLLTVEKDPSPGIFGLLKTGILSLEKEGSSSILVGAFQYELLKLAGFAPTPDHCLHCHLREHLPRPSKSAIFLARWPELIPSHQKN, encoded by the coding sequence ATGTTGCCTTCGATCACCGAGGCGATTGTCCTCAGGAGCCGCGAATTTCAGGAGGCCGATCGTTTGGTAACCCTTTTTTCACCGGATATTGGAAAGTTTACGGGGATTGCCAAACATGCCAAAAAAAGCGTCAGACGATTTGGCCCTCTTCTGGAATCACCCTTGCTTCTCCAGGTTCATTTTAAGGAGAAAAGGAACCACGCGCTGTTTTTTTTGGAAAAGGTGGCCTTGCAACAGGGGTTCCCCGGGCTCTTTCAGGATCTTAAGAGGATAGCCACTGCCTGGTATTTTTTGGAAATGGTTGATCTGTTGACGGTGGAGAAAGATCCCTCTCCGGGAATATTCGGCCTTTTAAAAACCGGTATTCTTTCCCTGGAGAAAGAAGGATCCTCTTCCATTCTTGTCGGTGCTTTTCAGTACGAGTTATTGAAACTGGCCGGTTTTGCCCCCACTCCCGATCACTGTCTGCACTGTCATCTCCGGGAGCATTTGCCAAGACCTTCCAAGAGTGCCATTTTTCTAGCCCGTTGGCCTGAACTTATTCCCTCCCATCAAAAAAATTGA